The Gopherus flavomarginatus isolate rGopFla2 chromosome 25, rGopFla2.mat.asm, whole genome shotgun sequence genome has a segment encoding these proteins:
- the CSF3 gene encoding granulocyte colony-stimulating factor, translated as MPCIDERFSIRELKGTSAAFASVLFTSLVTVINSKGEEILRRFHAFRMRSLQTVLPLLVSTVLCLGCTMLHAAPLPEFSGDQDFQQFLQKDLEYIRKIKGDVAQVQELVCTTLQLCNEEELMLVKQKLGISQAPLDQCHSKTFQVDACFSQIRDGLQIYHGHLALLLQLLPAHSSRVDALRLDVSNLSTNIQQQMEDLGLNTVTYPKAEGQGTLPSLSSNFDRQASGFIIPANFKRFLETSLRALRHLTLV; from the exons ATGCCCTGTATTGATGAGAGGTTCAGCATTCGTGAACTGAAAGGGACTAGTGCAGCTTTTGCGTCTGTCTTATTCACATCCCTGGTAACCGTCATAAACTCAAAAGGGGAGGAGATACTCAGAAGATTCCACGCATTTAGAATGAGATCTCTCCAAA CTGTTCTACCATTGCTAGTCAGCACCGTGCTGTGTTTGGGATGCACCATGCTGCACGCAGCTCCCCTGCCGGAGTTCTCCGGGGATCAGGATTTCCAGCAATTCCTGCAGAAGGACCTGGAATACATCCGCAAAATCAAAGGGGACGTCGCTCAGGTGCAGGAGCTTGTG TGCACGACCCTCCAGCTCTGCAACGAGGAGGAGCTGATGCTTGTCAAGCAGAAACTGGGCATTTCCCAGGCCCCGCTGGATCAGTGTCACAGCAAGACCTTCCAAGTG GATGCCTGCTTCAGCCAGATCCGGGATGGGCTCCAAATCTACCACGGCCACCtcgccctcctcctccagctcctgccgGCTCACTCCAGCCGAGTGGATGCCCTCCGGCTGGACGTCTCGAACCTGTCCACTAACATCCAGCAGCAG ATGGAGGATCTGGGTCTGAACACGGTGACGTACCCCAAGGCCGAGGGCCAGGGCACCCTCCCCAGCCTCTCGTCCAACTTCGACAGACAAGCCAGCGGATTCATCATCCCCGCCAACTTCAAGCGCTTCCTGGAGACGTCCTTGCGGGCCCTCCGCCACCTCACGCTGGTGTAA